Proteins found in one archaeon genomic segment:
- a CDS encoding PIN domain-containing protein: MKTLVYSYAWVEIFKASAAGEVAKERIESSDEAFTPDVIPAELTTKYLRAGEGQSSIRNWLSLTNGATEVLGINIPVAEESARASLDLTKRAKERGLSKPGLADEIVLATACIKQAEVLTGDPHSKGLSGVVWLGM, translated from the coding sequence TTGAAGACCCTGGTTTACTCCTACGCCTGGGTAGAGATCTTCAAGGCGAGCGCCGCCGGTGAGGTCGCGAAAGAGCGGATAGAATCCTCCGATGAGGCGTTCACACCCGACGTGATACCGGCCGAGCTTACAACGAAATACCTGAGGGCAGGCGAAGGGCAGTCGTCCATCAGAAACTGGTTGTCGCTGACAAACGGAGCTACCGAGGTGCTCGGGATCAACATCCCCGTTGCCGAAGAATCCGCAAGGGCATCGCTCGACCTCACGAAGAGGGCCAAGGAGAGGGGACTGTCCAAGCCCGGCCTAGCTGATGAGATTGTGCTCGCTACTGCGTGCATCAAGCAGGCAGAGGTCCTCACGGGCGACCCACACTCCAAGGGACTTTCTGGCGTAGTGTGGCTCGGCATGTGA
- a CDS encoding tetratricopeptide repeat protein, with amino-acid sequence MKKRKADPNNPDLHNNRGVALWFVLRNEDAINEFDRALAIEPKRPDYNFNKGNALSSMDRKDEAIVVYDKAISLSPNTSHIHNNKGVVLWLSGREDEALLEFTKAIESGQSERGYYTNKIIALEDAAKLSEVLETIEGALRIDPIDPDLLIKYLGVMGSQGRGDDGIARVVRAIRDGADRRVLCQFAHFWYTVTSHRTEEEKAVLRRFVTEQCGGERQRKVPLFAGGRDLYRSPCKWSDDGTRKTKELQETISPWLE; translated from the coding sequence ATGAAGAAGAGAAAGGCTGACCCTAACAATCCCGACCTCCACAACAACAGGGGGGTGGCCCTGTGGTTCGTCCTCAGGAATGAAGATGCAATTAATGAATTCGACAGGGCCCTCGCAATAGAGCCCAAGCGTCCAGACTACAACTTTAACAAGGGTAATGCTTTGTCCAGTATGGACAGAAAGGACGAAGCCATCGTCGTGTACGACAAAGCAATCTCCCTATCCCCAAATACGTCCCACATTCACAATAACAAAGGCGTCGTGCTCTGGCTCTCGGGGAGAGAAGACGAGGCTCTGCTCGAATTCACCAAAGCAATCGAATCGGGTCAAAGTGAGCGCGGCTACTACACCAACAAGATAATCGCACTCGAAGATGCTGCCAAGTTGTCGGAAGTGCTAGAGACCATTGAAGGAGCGCTGAGAATCGACCCAATAGATCCCGACTTGCTTATCAAATATCTGGGAGTCATGGGGAGTCAGGGGCGAGGCGATGATGGTATCGCAAGAGTTGTACGTGCTATCCGAGACGGTGCTGACAGACGGGTTCTCTGTCAGTTTGCTCATTTCTGGTACACTGTCACTTCACATCGTACTGAGGAGGAGAAGGCGGTACTCAGGAGGTTTGTAACGGAGCAATGCGGAGGGGAGCGCCAGCGCAAGGTCCCCTTGTTCGCTGGTGGTCGCGATCTTTATCGTTCCCCTTGCAAATGGTCCGATGACGGAACTCGGAAAACGAAAGAGTTGCAGGAGACGATTTCGCCTTGGCTGGAATAG
- a CDS encoding helix-turn-helix transcriptional regulator yields the protein MQEEEFILAVENYANLRRCPIATGFKVLGKSWSVDILRELVLGRTRFNDIMRHSRGSNARMISLRMRELIEHGLVERLVAREDPVLIQYNLTARGRDLIPVMFAMASFSLKHFPEEVLADGLGRTPDQVMRELRRPQSLRNPTSGP from the coding sequence TTGCAAGAGGAGGAGTTCATCCTCGCAGTGGAGAACTACGCGAACCTGCGCCGCTGCCCGATAGCCACCGGTTTCAAGGTGCTGGGCAAGAGCTGGTCGGTCGACATCCTGAGGGAACTGGTCTTAGGGAGGACCAGGTTCAACGACATAATGAGGCACTCTCGCGGAAGCAACGCCAGGATGATTTCACTCCGGATGCGGGAGCTGATCGAGCACGGCCTCGTCGAGCGGTTGGTCGCCAGGGAGGACCCGGTCCTGATACAGTACAATCTGACTGCGAGGGGGAGGGACTTGATCCCCGTGATGTTCGCGATGGCGAGCTTTTCCTTGAAGCACTTCCCGGAGGAGGTCCTGGCTGACGGGCTGGGCAGGACACCGGACCAGGTAATGAGAGAACTTCGTCGTCCGCAGTCTCTTCGAAATCCGACTTCAGGCCCCTAA
- a CDS encoding tetratricopeptide repeat protein, whose product MTEAARGAHISPRNMYGETGGLGSFVRALIREGSLEARVFPKERGRGGLVSKLRVAYDRKPVQAFVDSLALGKTLRRQSGGLDRTKIAVLPFASMSRNPSDADFADGVCEELISRLSIVSGLSVISRTSTLAYRATDKTAPEIGSELSAGSIIEGSVRKSGNRIRVTIQLIDANTDGHVWAQSYDRELGDIFEIQSDVSEKVTEFLKVKLLPSESQRMGTPPTSSTKALALYLKGRHYWGERTEAGFEKAIAYFEKAVEADPNYALAYSGLANCFYFRAAYGFAERKAASKRAREMVLRAIELDPDLAEAHASLGWVIYHEIDWNWRDAQTELESAVRLKPSFSSAHQWLSILLSENGVHDRAIDEAKKALELDPFSNAMQTTLAQAYWMAHREREGIEVLERAAAASPEFSSFYNYHAYLGLLRVSLGLYREGVKEMQTAVRLSHGQPVLKADLGYALGKAGKRVEALRILHELESGKRGLVTTLNLAEVHLGLGNFDKCLGLLEAALKQRVPDFRTQVAGPIFGELSESSRLKRILELLEVPH is encoded by the coding sequence TTGACTGAAGCGGCGCGAGGCGCGCACATCTCCCCCAGAAACATGTACGGGGAAACGGGCGGCCTGGGGAGTTTCGTCAGGGCCTTGATCCGCGAAGGGTCTCTAGAGGCCAGGGTCTTCCCAAAGGAGAGGGGGAGGGGCGGGCTCGTCTCCAAGCTTAGGGTGGCCTACGACAGGAAGCCAGTCCAGGCCTTCGTCGATTCCCTTGCCCTGGGGAAGACTCTCCGGAGACAGTCGGGAGGGTTGGACAGGACGAAGATAGCCGTCCTGCCCTTCGCAAGCATGAGCCGCAACCCGAGCGATGCCGACTTCGCCGACGGAGTCTGCGAGGAGTTGATTTCTAGGCTCTCAATCGTCAGCGGGCTCTCCGTCATCTCGAGGACCTCGACTCTGGCGTACCGGGCCACCGACAAGACCGCCCCGGAGATCGGTTCCGAGCTCTCGGCCGGGTCCATCATCGAAGGCAGCGTGAGGAAGTCAGGGAACAGGATACGCGTAACCATACAGCTCATCGACGCGAACACAGACGGCCACGTCTGGGCGCAGAGCTACGACCGGGAGCTCGGGGACATCTTCGAGATCCAGTCGGACGTTTCCGAGAAGGTCACCGAGTTCTTGAAGGTCAAGCTACTGCCCTCCGAGAGCCAGAGAATGGGGACGCCCCCCACTAGCAGCACGAAGGCGCTCGCCCTTTACCTAAAGGGCAGGCACTATTGGGGAGAGAGGACTGAGGCGGGCTTCGAGAAGGCGATAGCGTACTTCGAGAAGGCCGTGGAGGCCGACCCTAACTACGCCCTGGCGTACTCTGGACTCGCTAATTGCTTCTACTTTCGGGCAGCCTACGGGTTCGCCGAAAGGAAAGCGGCTTCAAAAAGGGCGAGGGAGATGGTCCTCCGTGCGATCGAACTAGACCCCGACTTGGCCGAGGCTCACGCTTCCCTCGGTTGGGTGATCTATCATGAGATTGACTGGAATTGGAGAGACGCACAGACCGAGCTTGAGAGTGCAGTCCGATTGAAGCCGAGCTTCTCGTCGGCGCACCAGTGGCTCAGCATACTCCTCAGCGAGAACGGGGTCCACGACAGGGCGATCGACGAAGCGAAGAAAGCCCTCGAACTCGACCCGTTTTCGAACGCGATGCAGACGACACTCGCGCAGGCATACTGGATGGCGCACAGAGAGCGCGAAGGCATCGAGGTGCTGGAGCGCGCAGCCGCGGCCAGCCCCGAGTTCTCCAGTTTCTACAACTACCACGCTTACTTGGGGCTGCTCAGGGTGAGCCTGGGACTTTACAGAGAAGGCGTCAAAGAGATGCAGACCGCGGTCCGCCTCAGCCATGGGCAACCCGTGCTCAAGGCTGACCTGGGCTACGCCCTTGGCAAGGCCGGGAAGAGAGTCGAAGCATTGCGAATACTTCACGAGCTCGAGTCCGGGAAGAGAGGGCTCGTGACAACCCTCAATTTGGCGGAGGTGCATTTGGGGCTGGGGAACTTCGACAAGTGCCTGGGACTCTTGGAAGCAGCTCTCAAACAAAGAGTCCCGGACTTCAGGACCCAAGTTGCGGGGCCGATTTTCGGGGAGCTGAGTGAATCCTCCCGATTGAAGAGAATACTCGAGCTGCTTGAAGTACCGCACTAG
- a CDS encoding helix-turn-helix transcriptional regulator, translating into MTSLSVAQGEEIATPEVCSLVRGIKRAGSPWHLIVAAYLLDGPRRFNQILAMGKSGSLNSRTLSRALRHMVDSGFVRRKVLDTQPFAVEYSLTPQGERLRALLQAYRDLDPRIEA; encoded by the coding sequence ATGACATCGCTGTCAGTTGCCCAAGGGGAGGAGATCGCAACCCCTGAAGTCTGCTCACTGGTCCGCGGGATCAAGAGGGCGGGCTCGCCCTGGCACCTGATCGTGGCGGCGTACCTCCTCGACGGGCCGAGGAGGTTCAACCAGATATTGGCCATGGGGAAGAGCGGCTCTCTCAACTCCAGGACGCTCTCAAGGGCCCTACGACATATGGTCGACAGTGGCTTCGTCAGGAGGAAGGTGCTCGACACCCAGCCGTTCGCGGTGGAGTACTCGCTCACGCCTCAGGGGGAGCGCCTCAGGGCCCTCCTGCAGGCCTACAGGGACCTCGACCCTCGGATAGAGGCCTGA
- a CDS encoding MFS transporter: MENPPAAPPSRPPHVRLVFILVIAAFFMDIIDASIVTVALPSIRTEFIASIAASQWIYGAYAITLAGFLLLMGRAGDVYGQKKIFMAGLVLFTVASFAGGLAPSLLFLIVSRALQGIGAAMTTVTAFAIFIRLFPEGPERNKAFGYIIAVLSGGFAAGAVTGGVLTTFLGWRWVMFINVPIGIVTVLFCQRYLPGGGGWLKNQRLDVPGALTVTTGIILFVYALTNAAGVGFASISTLVPLGLAVATLATFVAIESKSKSPLMPLSFVRRGSVLTANAIALVLTSVVGGVSFIVPVYFQNVLGYSAVYSGILTLPPALVFFLVGGWGASRLVNRLGARRAILLSALLIIFGTLLMTPMSVNGSPFVLMPGFVVWAFGASIGFPAVNIAAVAGTKPGEEGLASGVVNTSFRIGFPVGLAVLLTIAGAFDPPAAGSPSAVAQGIVAGFQVAMVAAALLGVLAFVITLRLKDVKPSWAQQGPQTGAPEVPAISPS, encoded by the coding sequence ATGGAGAATCCACCTGCAGCTCCCCCGAGCCGGCCGCCCCACGTCCGCCTGGTCTTCATCCTCGTCATAGCCGCGTTCTTCATGGACATAATCGATGCGTCGATCGTCACTGTCGCGCTGCCTTCCATCAGGACCGAGTTCATAGCCTCGATCGCAGCCAGCCAGTGGATATACGGCGCCTATGCGATCACCCTAGCAGGGTTCCTGCTCCTGATGGGGAGGGCGGGGGACGTCTATGGCCAGAAGAAGATATTCATGGCCGGGCTGGTCCTGTTCACGGTCGCCTCCTTCGCGGGCGGTCTCGCGCCGTCCCTCCTGTTCCTGATCGTCTCAAGGGCGCTCCAGGGGATAGGGGCTGCAATGACCACTGTCACAGCGTTCGCGATCTTCATCAGACTCTTCCCGGAAGGCCCGGAGCGGAACAAGGCCTTCGGCTACATCATCGCCGTCCTGTCTGGCGGGTTTGCGGCCGGCGCCGTCACAGGGGGAGTCTTGACGACCTTTCTTGGCTGGCGCTGGGTGATGTTCATCAACGTCCCGATAGGGATTGTGACGGTGCTCTTCTGCCAGAGGTACCTTCCTGGAGGAGGAGGCTGGCTGAAGAACCAGCGCCTCGACGTCCCAGGCGCCCTCACCGTCACCACCGGCATCATTCTGTTCGTTTACGCGCTGACCAACGCGGCGGGCGTCGGATTCGCATCAATCTCGACCTTGGTCCCACTCGGCCTGGCGGTCGCCACCCTGGCCACATTCGTGGCCATCGAATCGAAATCGAAGTCGCCTCTGATGCCTCTCTCCTTCGTCAGGCGCGGGTCGGTCCTGACGGCCAACGCCATCGCCCTTGTCTTGACCTCGGTCGTCGGAGGCGTCTCGTTCATCGTCCCGGTCTACTTCCAGAACGTCCTAGGCTACTCGGCAGTCTATTCTGGCATCCTTACGCTTCCTCCGGCTCTCGTCTTCTTCCTCGTGGGTGGATGGGGGGCTTCGCGCCTGGTCAATCGCCTCGGGGCAAGGCGGGCAATCCTCCTGTCGGCGCTGTTGATCATCTTCGGTACTCTACTGATGACGCCGATGTCCGTCAACGGCAGCCCCTTCGTGCTCATGCCGGGCTTCGTGGTCTGGGCCTTCGGGGCGAGCATAGGGTTCCCAGCCGTCAACATCGCTGCCGTGGCGGGGACGAAGCCCGGAGAGGAGGGCCTCGCCTCCGGCGTGGTCAACACGTCTTTTCGTATCGGGTTTCCTGTCGGACTCGCCGTGCTCCTAACCATCGCAGGGGCTTTCGACCCGCCGGCCGCGGGGTCACCTTCAGCGGTCGCCCAGGGGATCGTAGCAGGGTTCCAGGTGGCGATGGTCGCAGCTGCGCTGCTCGGGGTCTTGGCATTCGTGATCACGCTCCGCCTGAAGGATGTCAAACCCTCCTGGGCCCAGCAGGGGCCGCAGACGGGCGCTCCAGAGGTCCCTGCAATATCGCCAAGCTGA
- a CDS encoding NAD(P)H-dependent oxidoreductase, which yields MLATPLQTNSARILAISGSGRKGSFNTALLKAAMGLLPEGVSMEIHDVSRFPLYDPDAESQMPPMVKRFKEKVRAADAIVFATPEYNHSISAVLKNAIEWGNRPWGDNSWKGKPAAIVSASTSLTGGARAQEHLRQIMVDLDMHPLNHPQVLVAKAHEKFSQGLILQDETTKELVKALLAQLLERTRIAEVAGSVQTTPVSA from the coding sequence ATGTTAGCGACACCCCTTCAGACAAACTCCGCACGAATCCTCGCCATTTCGGGCAGCGGCAGGAAGGGCTCATTCAACACGGCCCTGCTCAAAGCTGCGATGGGGCTCCTTCCCGAGGGTGTCTCCATGGAGATCCATGACGTTTCGCGTTTCCCACTCTACGACCCGGACGCCGAGTCGCAGATGCCTCCCATGGTCAAGAGGTTCAAGGAGAAGGTCCGCGCTGCCGACGCGATCGTCTTTGCCACCCCTGAGTACAACCACAGCATCTCCGCGGTCCTGAAGAATGCAATCGAGTGGGGCAACAGGCCTTGGGGGGACAACTCCTGGAAGGGGAAGCCGGCGGCTATAGTGAGCGCCTCTACTTCACTTACAGGAGGCGCCAGAGCGCAGGAACATCTCAGGCAGATAATGGTCGACCTTGACATGCATCCTTTGAACCATCCCCAGGTCCTAGTGGCAAAGGCCCACGAGAAGTTCTCTCAGGGCCTCATCCTGCAAGACGAGACCACCAAGGAACTCGTCAAGGCTCTTCTGGCGCAACTCTTAGAGCGAACCAGAATTGCAGAGGTCGCTGGTTCCGTTCAGACCACACCTGTCAGCGCCTAG
- a CDS encoding ATP-dependent DNA ligase, protein MSDQLPNYVGENYAKAVKQDLGTWLVKNPLPALVERKYDGIRVFLFKSGEKLVLSSKHGGVYTPKGSPAVFSRVPEFLHAPHRMILDGEYLAREAKGLFLFDVLQVDDRDLREKPLRARKKVLREILKGTGLEVDYMQARTPEKILQLKDLAIKKGGEGVVVKNPESAYGQPGSWLKLKRFDTVDCFVVDFEETKEMRQTGVARSWWVGVYDDAGQVVDLGKVGSTFEKVDPRQVKKGSVVEIRFQELTRDKKLRAPYILRVRHDKTPEECLMSQFA, encoded by the coding sequence TTGAGCGACCAGCTCCCGAACTATGTCGGGGAGAACTATGCGAAGGCAGTCAAGCAGGACCTCGGGACATGGCTCGTCAAGAACCCCCTGCCCGCTCTCGTCGAGAGGAAGTACGACGGCATCAGGGTCTTCCTCTTCAAGAGCGGAGAGAAGCTGGTCCTGTCGAGCAAGCACGGGGGAGTCTACACCCCCAAGGGGAGCCCGGCCGTCTTCTCGAGGGTCCCCGAATTCCTCCACGCGCCGCACAGGATGATACTCGACGGCGAGTACCTCGCAAGAGAGGCCAAGGGGCTCTTCCTCTTCGACGTGCTCCAGGTCGACGACAGGGACCTGAGGGAGAAGCCTCTGAGGGCAAGAAAGAAGGTCCTCCGAGAGATTCTCAAGGGCACGGGCCTCGAGGTGGACTACATGCAGGCCAGGACCCCTGAGAAGATACTCCAGCTCAAGGACCTCGCAATCAAGAAGGGAGGGGAGGGCGTGGTCGTGAAGAACCCCGAGTCGGCATACGGGCAGCCGGGCTCGTGGCTCAAGCTGAAGAGGTTCGACACCGTCGACTGCTTCGTAGTCGACTTCGAGGAGACCAAGGAGATGAGGCAGACGGGGGTTGCGAGGTCGTGGTGGGTCGGCGTGTACGACGACGCGGGCCAGGTCGTGGACCTGGGGAAGGTGGGGTCGACCTTCGAGAAGGTGGACCCTCGGCAGGTCAAGAAGGGCTCGGTCGTCGAGATCAGGTTCCAGGAGCTGACGCGCGACAAGAAGCTGAGGGCGCCGTACATCCTGAGGGTAAGGCACGACAAGACTCCCGAAGAGTGCCTGATGTCACAGTTCGCTTAG
- a CDS encoding SRPBCC domain-containing protein, producing the protein MVSRKLVISQSYYYDSPPETVFKALTEPRQLVKWFLGKAKIKPVEGSTYTFTWRGGSSHTGIVKKVVPNKKLVLTWPDRVKGKKFETQASFTLAKKGKGTLLEVKHTGFKDGDDWLWLFGAIQSGWAYFLTNLKSVLSQGVDLRSVHDNP; encoded by the coding sequence GTGGTTTCCAGAAAACTTGTGATCAGCCAGAGTTACTATTACGATTCTCCCCCGGAGACCGTGTTCAAAGCGCTGACCGAGCCGAGGCAGCTGGTGAAGTGGTTCCTGGGGAAGGCGAAAATCAAGCCGGTCGAAGGAAGCACCTACACCTTCACTTGGAGAGGAGGGAGCAGCCACACGGGCATCGTCAAGAAGGTCGTCCCAAACAAGAAGCTGGTGCTTACCTGGCCTGACAGAGTGAAGGGCAAGAAGTTCGAGACCCAGGCCTCGTTCACCCTTGCGAAGAAGGGGAAAGGGACTCTCCTGGAGGTCAAGCACACGGGATTCAAGGACGGCGACGACTGGCTCTGGCTCTTCGGGGCGATTCAATCAGGCTGGGCCTACTTCCTGACCAACCTGAAGTCCGTGCTGAGCCAAGGGGTCGACCTACGGTCGGTCCACGACAACCCTTGA
- a CDS encoding PD-(D/E)XK nuclease family protein → MFWDDLWKREERFRLSAKPEFRHKTAFVAVSSIAEQFYCEYKLENEFAFGEVPTEAKSTGTELHNELIPQEPITKEQFASLVERKKPSFAVLGVWGSVGGLRIVGMPDHIVWSQGKPLWLVELKTTRGDPTSLWPDQMAQIRIYALLLDLMGFDCSRLRLALVRLRTEGLSDEERRLWVERVSERLQSDKVVELEAMYKDTMKVHLLPHDRSAAVANVMETRGYWLGEREPTSSTSVGKCRACEYNPVCPKSLFKGP, encoded by the coding sequence GTGTTCTGGGACGACCTCTGGAAGCGCGAAGAGAGATTCCGCCTGTCCGCCAAGCCCGAATTCCGGCACAAGACTGCCTTCGTAGCGGTCTCTTCCATCGCGGAGCAGTTCTACTGCGAGTACAAGCTGGAGAACGAGTTCGCCTTCGGCGAGGTTCCCACTGAGGCAAAGAGCACAGGCACGGAGCTCCACAACGAGCTCATCCCCCAGGAGCCGATCACAAAGGAACAGTTCGCCAGCCTGGTAGAGAGGAAGAAGCCGAGCTTCGCGGTCCTTGGAGTCTGGGGAAGCGTCGGGGGCCTCAGGATAGTGGGGATGCCCGACCACATCGTCTGGTCCCAGGGGAAGCCTCTCTGGCTCGTCGAGCTCAAGACCACCAGGGGCGACCCGACCTCCCTCTGGCCGGACCAGATGGCCCAGATCCGGATCTACGCGCTGCTTCTGGATCTGATGGGGTTCGACTGCTCCCGGCTCAGGCTCGCCCTTGTCAGACTGAGGACCGAAGGACTCTCTGATGAGGAACGGAGGCTCTGGGTCGAGAGGGTGTCTGAGCGTCTGCAGTCAGACAAGGTGGTGGAGCTTGAGGCCATGTACAAGGACACCATGAAGGTGCACCTCCTTCCGCATGACAGGTCTGCGGCAGTGGCGAACGTCATGGAGACCCGAGGGTATTGGCTCGGGGAGAGGGAGCCCACCTCCAGCACGAGCGTGGGCAAGTGCAGGGCCTGCGAGTACAACCCGGTCTGCCCGAAGAGCCTGTTCAAAGGCCCCTGA
- a CDS encoding DUF1684 domain-containing protein, with translation MKPEDVDTWNRALLRFREQKDEFYKTGDDSPLPHGDRATFDGLKYFEPDPGLLFEAKLQRYQSTDSVIMTTSKGTRQLFNKVGYFEFTAGGQPSRVQAYQSAEREDPHLFIPFRDATSGKESYGAARYIDLEVQHDDQYLLDFNYAYNPYCAYSDDFVCPLPPHENWLSVPIRAGEMKFH, from the coding sequence ATGAAGCCCGAGGATGTTGATACTTGGAACAGGGCGCTGTTGAGGTTCAGGGAACAGAAGGACGAGTTCTACAAGACCGGAGACGACTCTCCGCTTCCGCACGGGGATCGGGCTACTTTCGACGGTCTGAAGTACTTCGAGCCAGATCCGGGCCTTCTGTTCGAGGCCAAGCTCCAGAGATACCAGAGCACCGACAGCGTAATCATGACCACCAGCAAGGGCACCCGCCAGCTCTTCAACAAGGTCGGTTACTTTGAATTCACTGCCGGCGGCCAACCATCGCGCGTCCAGGCCTACCAGTCCGCGGAGAGGGAAGACCCGCACCTCTTCATCCCGTTCAGGGACGCGACTTCGGGGAAGGAGTCATACGGCGCCGCGCGCTACATCGACCTCGAGGTGCAGCACGACGACCAGTACCTGCTCGACTTCAACTACGCCTACAACCCCTACTGCGCCTACAGCGACGACTTCGTCTGTCCACTCCCGCCGCACGAGAACTGGCTCTCAGTTCCAATCCGCGCTGGCGAGATGAAATTCCATTAG
- a CDS encoding pentapeptide repeat-containing protein — translation MPYDWRFRDSFHGRESEIVELVQRILRERFVVVTGPSGAGKTSLLGAGVVSSLQSLRHGKGVRNPDVGPVLLLREWGPALENAAPEEVLKTMLRNAGEELETRSKSDGRVFRSVRPTGSPYEYISELCSAFGSVVIIFDQFEELLRLRNKTAEEIVSIISQLNRRDPRVKILVGLREEYHKDLRSLEGHVGGLYGRTFWLRPLTVKGAEEAIIKSAEKKKGIDLGTLRKILKLLEDYQRPDSTQGNYSSASQYADLLTLQAILLEYYAYCKQHEVDLDDSSFESYRGSDTLEKLVGGSLQRWITTSLEQTRLKETLITAKELTKEDRDLIMAHCITRMASHFSSGSFKILVLQSDLVNRSLEDDLRRLFPQGFNQSKRFKLIDELAAQIKAGDKGFSFGFTKNEDSGPEVHEVTGGPASDKGWTRTKSIRTLVEVALEALERLGAGNVIRSSVDYKKDKVWELVHDGFAKPFIDWAAARQHTIEDALGSLNQLSDDIIIESASSLPKEIRGANWAGCWIGSGKSPKAILENIRFVKCSFKGVLFSFKCVFRHCTFIDCELPGALFKGCEMDDVEFKDCGADGTWFRDAVMGRMQFNSTRLVQVGFYNIHMTGGWSFAGARGGRSESVESARFDNLSGNHKLTFDNCNLQFCSWDKHTESKIEIKNSPEPSNCGVISER, via the coding sequence GTGCCCTACGATTGGAGATTCAGGGATTCATTTCACGGCCGCGAGTCAGAGATTGTTGAACTGGTCCAAAGGATTTTGCGAGAGAGGTTTGTCGTTGTCACGGGTCCCAGCGGAGCAGGAAAGACTTCGTTGCTCGGAGCGGGAGTTGTGTCCTCGCTACAAAGTCTTCGCCATGGGAAGGGAGTCAGGAATCCCGACGTGGGGCCAGTGCTATTGCTTCGCGAATGGGGTCCCGCCCTCGAGAATGCAGCTCCTGAAGAAGTGCTGAAAACGATGCTCAGGAACGCGGGGGAGGAACTCGAAACGAGGTCCAAGTCCGACGGAAGAGTATTCCGGTCAGTCAGGCCGACTGGTAGCCCATACGAGTACATCTCCGAACTTTGCAGCGCGTTTGGCAGCGTTGTCATAATCTTCGACCAGTTCGAGGAACTACTACGGTTAAGAAACAAGACGGCGGAAGAGATTGTATCGATAATTTCTCAATTGAACAGGAGGGATCCCCGGGTTAAGATTCTCGTCGGGCTGCGAGAGGAGTATCACAAAGACCTAAGGTCCCTTGAGGGCCACGTTGGTGGCCTCTACGGGAGAACTTTCTGGCTGCGGCCGCTAACGGTCAAAGGGGCCGAAGAGGCGATAATCAAGAGCGCCGAGAAGAAGAAGGGAATAGACTTGGGCACTCTCCGAAAGATACTCAAACTATTGGAAGATTATCAACGGCCCGATTCAACCCAGGGGAATTACTCCTCCGCTTCGCAATATGCTGACCTCTTAACACTCCAGGCAATCCTGTTGGAATACTATGCCTACTGCAAGCAACATGAAGTTGATTTGGACGATTCATCATTCGAATCCTACCGGGGTTCCGACACTCTTGAGAAGCTTGTGGGTGGGTCTCTCCAGAGATGGATTACGACCTCGCTGGAACAGACAAGGTTGAAGGAGACCCTCATCACAGCAAAGGAACTCACGAAGGAGGACCGAGATCTGATCATGGCCCACTGCATTACTAGAATGGCCTCGCATTTCTCTTCAGGCTCCTTCAAAATCCTAGTGCTTCAAAGCGACCTCGTCAACCGAAGTCTCGAGGACGATCTTAGGAGGCTTTTCCCGCAAGGATTCAACCAAAGCAAGAGATTCAAGCTTATTGACGAGCTAGCTGCCCAAATCAAAGCTGGGGACAAAGGGTTCTCCTTTGGATTCACTAAGAATGAAGATTCGGGCCCAGAGGTTCACGAGGTTACGGGAGGACCGGCAAGTGACAAGGGGTGGACGCGCACAAAATCAATCAGGACATTAGTGGAGGTAGCCCTTGAAGCTCTGGAGCGGCTGGGAGCTGGGAATGTCATCAGGTCTAGTGTCGACTACAAGAAGGACAAGGTCTGGGAGCTGGTTCACGACGGGTTCGCCAAACCCTTCATCGATTGGGCTGCGGCCCGACAGCATACTATTGAGGACGCATTAGGTTCGCTCAACCAACTAAGCGATGACATAATCATCGAATCTGCGAGCTCCTTGCCCAAGGAGATTCGTGGGGCAAACTGGGCAGGTTGTTGGATAGGCTCTGGGAAATCGCCGAAGGCGATACTCGAGAACATACGTTTCGTCAAATGCAGTTTCAAAGGAGTACTCTTCTCCTTCAAGTGCGTATTTCGCCATTGCACATTCATCGATTGCGAGCTCCCAGGAGCACTTTTCAAGGGGTGCGAAATGGACGATGTCGAATTCAAGGACTGCGGCGCGGACGGCACGTGGTTCAGAGATGCCGTTATGGGGCGAATGCAGTTCAATTCGACGCGGCTAGTCCAAGTCGGGTTCTACAACATACATATGACTGGCGGGTGGTCCTTTGCCGGGGCCAGGGGAGGAAGGAGCGAGAGCGTCGAGTCAGCTCGGTTCGATAACCTGTCGGGAAATCACAAGCTTACTTTCGACAACTGCAATCTTCAGTTCTGTTCATGGGATAAGCATACAGAGTCCAAGATTGAGATAAAGAACAGCCCAGAACCGTCCAATTGTGGCGTCATCTCTGAACGGTAA
- a CDS encoding AbrB/MazE/SpoVT family DNA-binding domain-containing protein gives MPKSKVTSKFQVTIPKEVREEVGIRAGEIISIVAISGEEIRVRRSPRVSDPLSVLVGRRAHDRSVTVEELEA, from the coding sequence ATGCCAAAGTCGAAGGTGACGTCGAAGTTTCAGGTGACCATCCCCAAGGAAGTGCGCGAAGAGGTCGGCATCAGGGCCGGCGAAATCATCTCCATCGTGGCAATCTCTGGAGAAGAAATTCGGGTGAGGAGGTCTCCCAGGGTATCTGACCCCCTCTCCGTGCTGGTGGGCCGGAGAGCCCACGACCGGAGCGTGACCGTCGAAGAACTCGAGGCCTAG